Below is a genomic region from Onychostoma macrolepis isolate SWU-2019 chromosome 15, ASM1243209v1, whole genome shotgun sequence.
aatttatttgatcaaaaatacagtaaaacagtaataatgtgaaatgtttCTATTTTTGTACACTTTAAAATGTCACATGATCACTGTAATTTGCTGACCTgatgctcaaaaacatttcttattattagcacagttgaaacagctaaatatttttctgaaacCTTGATACATTTgtttactgactccaaactccAAACAAATCATGTAAAAACAAACCTTGTTTGTCTCCTAAGGTTTTCCCGGTTTGTCAGGCGAAGTGGGTCCCAAGGGTTCACAAGGTCCATCTGGCACAAAAGATGGATTCCTTTTTACCAAGCATAGTCAGAAAACATCGTTACCAGCCTGTCCTCCTGGGTCAAAACATGTATACTTTGGATATTCGCTTCTCTTCATCAACGGCAATAACCGCGGACATGGACAAGACCTAGGCATGAAACACAGACAGAACATTCATACGACAACTCATGCACATACAGATGCACACAATGCAAATAGACATAGATGTGGGAACACATGTTTACATACACAACAGTTATGAGCGCAGATTTTCACAGTCTGTGTGCACTTGTGTGTTTGTAGGAACTGTGGGAAGCTGTTTGCAAATGTTCTCCACCATGCCTTTCCTGGTGTGCAATCCCAATGACACATGTTACTATGCCTTTCGAAATGATTACTCCTATTGGCTGGCTACAGACACACCGATGTCTCCCGACATGGGATTAATATCTGGTGGTTTGTTGGCTAATTATATCAGCAGGTAAATGTGGAGCCTGCGTTTCTTCAGTAGTGCTTGTATCATTTTGTTAATGAGGTGGTGTAAGTCAGTTTGTATTATTATCTGTGGAAAGATAATATAAGTTCAACTATCTTTCTTTCAATTCCTCAAAGGTGTTCAGTATGTGAGGCGCCAACTAATGTAATAGCAGTTCACAGCCAGACCATGGAAATCCCAGCGTGCCCTAGAGGATGGCTTCCACTATGGAAAGGTTACTCCTTTGTAATGGTAAGAGGCAGCTATTATTTACAAACCGTGTCAATAAAGACATCTTGATAGCTTGAAAGACATCTATATGGTAGTGTATTATTGAAAGCATTTAGCACCTTGAGTTCTTATGAtctatgaatgaatgaggcatttatatagtgctttatcgTGTATTAACCCTGCTTAGCTTtatcaaccctgcttagcttccatgggcaaccggtcttgggctgcagggtgatatggctgtggccaaTGCTAATACTATGCAGTATAGCTGTTGGGTGAAGTtcagtattaaaatgaaaatcaaagCTTGTActtcaaaaaaatgtttcagtaTTTTTATAAATAGCAACAAGCATTTTTATCAtgctttatttttgaaatattgcaACAAAAATGGTTTGGGGTCATTTTGGTCACAATAAATTAGTCAttagtgacagtaaagacttttcaaataaatgctgtcaactttccattcttaaaaaaaaaaaaaaaaatccacaaaaaatattaagcagcacagctgttttcagcattgaggataataaaaaatgtttcatgagcagcAAATTGACATATTATGATAAGTTCTGatggatcatttgacactgaagcctggagtaatgacttctgaaaattcagttttaccatcacaggaataaattatatttaaaaatatattaaaacagcaaacagttcatattatttaataatattgctgttttactgtatttttgatcaaataaatgcagccttgctgagcatgTAAATGGTAACACGTATACATTCACTGTATATGGGTCATTCTTCATTTGCGTTGGCAAGTGGTGTCCCTCTACTTTacaacagtttaaataaactttaaataccaataaatcataaaatgtttgtattctgtagggtaaacacaatttgtgcactgttactagtgacatttttattttaaaatacatatttaattgagtttgagagattgcatttgtaacaaaatataCATGTTCCCACCATACCTTAGAGAGGTATCATGGAATGTGATGgcaacaatataacatttttaacaaaaattaagtgGTTATGTtgtgaatatagattttattgaacatgtacaattttattaaattgcttttaaaaatacatattttgttatatttaagaaaaaagttgtttcccccaaattcatgtctgtggtgttacaacAATGGATGTCGCCTCTTTAAGAAAAGGGAGAATTCAATTTGGACTACTTCCTGTGTGTAAAGGTCACTGCAGGTGCTGGATGATCTGAGATATGTATGGGGAGTACATTCTTTCtcattaattttcttaaaattgACTACATTTCTGACAATTTCATATGTCGCACTTTATaagtgtctgtggtgttatgttgataacttgCAGATCTGACACTCTTACAatcttaatattttcaaaatgtcccctgatcttgaaatcatcatgatgGCAGCCTCCATTTTACAAAAGTCAGAATTTAGGCTGATATTTCTGCAGTGTTACTGTCTTTCCTGGCAAAATGTTACTTCAATTATTGGTAACACCAAGTGTTTGATTAaaattgttgaaaaaaataaaaaaatggaaatgttcTAAAGCTTCTATTTTAATAGATATAAcatattaaactaattttaaatgcatagcaataTATATAAACTGCCTCTCATTTGCCACCCCAATTGAAGAATGTAACTGTGCTTGTTCTGATTTATTCCTTAGCAAACGGGTGCAGGTGCAGAAGGTTCCGGGCAGCCGCTGATTTCTCCTGGATCCTGTCTGGAAGAATTCCGGAAGATTCCCTTCATAGAGTGTCATGGTCGTGGCACCTGCAACTTCTATCCTGATTCCTTCAGCTTCTGGCTTGCATCACTTGATCCTAGCAGAATGTTCAGGTACAAGAATTTTGAAGATTGAAAGTTTTACTTGAATCCGATTTGCCAATTTGATCTAGATGAAATAGAAGTaaatatttttcccttaaaaggACAACTCTCTTCCAGTCTATCTTCACATTTCACTGCTTAAATCATAAActagaattgattttaaaataatactgttaTATGAAATAAACAACTTTAGGAACCTTTATCCTTTTTTATTCTCATTCCTCAGTATTCCAATCCGCCAGACAGCAAGACAGCAAGACATCAGCCGCTGTCGGGTCTGTATGAAGCAGTAGTTTTTAAGTCAGAGCTAGGTGGCCTTAGTAAAAGACTTGAGCTATGAACTTCCATTCGCAGACTTGTGTAATGTCAGTAAGATCTGTTAAGTCAGCCCTCAAGTGCTTCACCTGAAACAACTGGATAAATAGTTCTGCCCCACGAGTGAGTGTCATTATGTTTGCTGTAGTCCAGTCCAGGAACAGTTCACTCAGAAACGAACATTTGCTAAAAAATATACTCGCACTCaggccaagatgtagatgagtctTAATCAGAACCAGATTTGGAGAAACCggtcattacatcacttgctcaccaatggatcttctgcagtgaatgggtgccgtcagaatgagagtccaaacagctgataaaaacatcacaataatccacaccactccagtccacaAGCTGTGAAGTGATAaattgcatgtttgtaagaaacaaatccatcgcTTCTGGCCAAGATACAAgcccataatccataataacacttccttcAGTGAAACAGTCCATCTTTTGTTGACGTCTCACATCAACATTTGGTTAGTCAGTTGTTTTGCACCAAAAATACCTTCAtagttttcacttttaaatggtgcttgatctgtgcatatttctgtcCTGATtcagaagagactttttttttttttcactggagaaagcaatattatagatagaggactcatatttcaGCTGAAAACAATGGTTTTCAATGGCCAGaattgtgtggattacttttagattgagatgttttttttatcagcagtttggactctcattctgacggcacccattcactgcagataaATAAGCAAACTCCTCTACATCCTAAATGTTgaaggtgagtacatttttagaaagttttcattttgggatgaactattcctttaatgagtGGAATGATACAGTTATGGGTGAagcagttgtttgttttttaaacacttttcaGCCATTTCAGCATTCTTTGTTTTGGATTCGCTAAATCCAAGGTACCACTACCAGCCCAGTGTTTTTCACTTCCAAGAATTCTTCagcattcttttctttttctttgacATGTCCAGCacttataaatgtgtttttctctcaaaaTGACTCGTAACAGAATTTGGAGTGACTTCAGTTCAGCTACTTCTCATTACTAAACTATTTTTCATTTGTAGTTAATTAGGAATGACTTTTGTGTGTGGGAATAGCAATAGTAGGCCATTAGAAAATCCTGGCTAGATTCAAGTGAGCATTGAGAAACCGGCTCGGTGAATAATAATTTGAGCTCAGATTGCTCATATTGAGCATGAACTGTGTATAATTAATTTggtatttaaaacagaaacaaaatagttcatCTATGCTCTAGTAATGCTACTGAAAAATAGTTTAGtaattaaagtttaaatattttgttcatttttgtcattattaattGTTAACTAATACACTTGACGTTAATGTCTTCCTTAGTAACACTctataaacaaatatgttaatgttaCTAATAATCAAATAGTAATAAATTGCAAAGAGTCTTCTGAAttcccatatatatatatatatatatatatatatatataaatccttTAAGTAATTCCCTAAATATCATGAATTAAAATTCAGTAGTTCCCTGCTTATGTATTTTGGATGTGGGTGCAATTGTCAGTGTAAGCCAGGTGTGCTTATCATTTGGACTATGATTTTCCGCTTTAGTATACAAATACTTTACTATAGATATACCTGCTATTAGGACTTTATTCAAGAAAGAATTAAAGTCTTGTTTCTTATTGTTCAAAACTGCTTGTCCAAAGCTGTTTTTGGTGCTGAGGTTTTGCAAATGTTATATAAGCTTGTTCATATTTAACGAGTTAATGGTGCTATTTGTTAGATTatgaaaaaggaaaagaaactTGAGAAATGTTGAGACAGAGAcaaagtgtgtttatgtgtagTCATTATGTGAATTTACCAGACACTTATTATAGCATTGCATTAAGGAGCTTTCCCCATGACTCGTATTCAGTTGTAATCAATTGTATACTGTAAACAGGAATTGTAATGaattattacatgtaaaatcTTGTCAACGCCAAATCAACTGAGAAATTAGGAGTGTAGTCTTGACAACACTTCCTctacataaaaaaatgaaaactgtcgTTATCGTGTCGTCACCTGCTTTATCGCAGATCTATTGCACTCAGTCAGGTGTATATTTCTGGTCTTTTTCTGTACTAAACGACATAAAGCTCACAAATAATGTGTTTTGTGCTTTCATAATTGCAACTAAAATCAAGATTGCACATGTTTAGTATAGAAATTAATGGTCTCTTTTTTGACTGCAGTGTTTAATAGCTCAAGAACGGTATAATAGAAAATCCTATAATGGTTTTTgtcagaataataaaaaaaatgtgtatattttgaatatttctgtAGAAAATGTCTATGTATAGTATAAGATCCCAATAACATCTCAGTTCTCTTCTATACAGATTTTAATTggccaattttattttattttttatactccATCAGGCCATAAATAAAGAATATTGTGTTTGGATGTGTAGTAACATTGCactaattgaataaataatcttttggatgaaatgtatatatactcatgtttatttatatatatttcgaCTATATaggttattatatataaatattaaggaAGTAACGGCACATATTTGTAGGCTACCAAACATTtaccgtaaaataaagtgttgtttTAATCACTGCATGTGCATAACTTATCTGCTTAATGCCATTTAAAACTCAGATTTTTCCCCTTAGGATGAGACAATATAGTTTAAATTGATATACTTTGATATTGggaataccaaaaaaaaattatgaaaaataatgaagGACACAAAGTGAGTTGCTGCCGCATGTTTCAAGTTGTCTTAAAcatgctttataagcactacaAACTAAATCATAAACCTACCGCCCTACTGTTAAATGTGTGTgtcaaatgtttaatatatgaATTCAAAATTTTATGTAACCTGGTGTTGAATAATTTGTTTGCCTTTCATAAGTCATGTCTGCTTAAGGCTGACCACAAGATGTCAGGCCAGAGTCTTTTTTGAATACCTaatgcaaagttttttttttttttcacttttgctATGTAATTTTGAGTTTGGCTTTGAAAATTCTCTATAAACACTAGTTTATAAaattaactcttttttttctagTAGGTCGTGACCTCGTAACAACATCATTTAAAGCTTAAATTGAATGTGACATTACATGACTGCACATTCAAAAGCCCCAGTTTAACTTTTTCTTACTAAACGCTACAACCTGGGACTTAAAATAgtcagaaatataaataaattaacattggAAAAGTTTTTTGGAAGGCTGTCTGTAAAAAttaaggttctttattggcatctctggttccataaagaacatccattgcacaaaaggttgtTAATAGTGGATAAAGGTtccttaaattattaaaatgttcttcatactaaaaaagaaaatggttattttaagaactgtttacTGAAAGGTTATTTGggaaaccaaaaatggttcttctatggcatcactgcgaAAACCACCTTTTGAAAGCTTTACTTTTCAATGCAAAACTCACTAGCAGAGTTTTGGATGGTTGGCAAGGCATTGTTAtgctgttgctagggtgttctggttgGTTGCAAAGTGGTTACTTACTAGCCAAAGTCAAAAAGGCCTACCGCCATCATATTCTTCAATTCTAATAGTTCTTCAGtggcattgctgtgaaaacTTTTTGGAATCTTTATTTTCAAGACTGCAGATGGTTGCTTACTGGCCCATATTAAAAGAGCCCAATTCCTCTAAATTATATTCTGGTCTCAAAATATGGTTTGAGGGGTTTAAGAGCCATATAATCAAAAGTGATACTTGTCTTAGTATAATATGTCTTCTACTGAAAGGTTTAcgttatttgtgaccctggaccacaaaaccagtcttaagtcgctggggtatatttgtagcaatagccaaaaatacattgtatgggtcaaaattatagatttttcttttatgccaaaaattattaggatattaagtaaagatcatgttccatgaagatattttgaaaatttcttactgtaaatgtatcaaaacttaatttttgattagtaatatgcattgctaagaacttcatttggacaactttaaagatgtttttctcaatatttagattttttttttgcaccctcagattccagattttcaaatagttgtatctcggccaaatattgtccgatccgaatttagaaaaattgacacttaagactggttttgtcatccagggtcacatttgggctttgttttctaATCCATATCACAGCTGCACTATAACTTTCATCAATGCTTTGAAAGTTAATTCAGAATTCACTAAtaattaaattcattcatttatctcTACAGTGCAAATGGAAATGTTCCCAACAGCACAAACGCTTGTACTTCTTGAGTTAACACTTCaagaaacacacattaaacTCTTCATTCAGAATCAATTAAGTTTATAAAGGCTTTTATTCTTCGCTTCTGCCACGGTATGTGTGCTTCAGAGCAACGGAGACGCACACCCAGGCATTTCTctgttgtatttgttttagaTTAGCTGAACAAACCTGAATCCATTCAGTCTAATGCTTTTATTGTAGCCCCCATTGTCAAGTTGCAATTCGTTCATTTGCGTTATCTAAATGAGAGTGTTTCCCATTAGTGTGGGACCAGAAGATTCTAAATGCTTTATGACATCACAATCCACTATCACCCAGCAACCTGGGCAGCTGTCAGTCAACCGTACGAGTGTAAGGACACTTTAAAAAGAGCGCTTAGAATTCCCGAGGGTCCAGAACCAGAACCACAGCTACAAAGAGACACTCCGTGAGCGGAAGAGAGAGGTTTGAGATGAGACTGTGTGAGCTGCAGTGTTATTTGGCCCTGTTGGGTCTGTCCCTTATGCTATGTGGCCGCAGTGCAAATTCACAGCTAGAACCGGACATGGACTTCCGTCATCGCAGACTTATGCAGAGAGCAAGAGCGATTGGACAGGCTACACAGGTGAGTCTCaaactaacattaacacaaaGTCTGAGGCCTGCATTTATCAGCTAGCATCTGGTTTTCCATTGTCTGCATGTTCAAGGCTGCCATGCATCGCAAACTCACATTCAACTAACTATATCGAATGATAGATAGTTCCTTCAAAATtggtcatttactcaccctcatatcattccaaacagGTACAGACTGACTTTCTAAtgcggaacacaaaagaagcaTTTCAACTGTTTCTGTCCATATGTTCAAAGTCAGTAGAGTCCAAAACAATGTTGGACCCCACTGATTTCAAtgtattgacaaaaaaaaaaaaaaaaaaaaatcttcttttgtgttctgcagaagaaataatgtttagaacgatatgagggtgagtaaataatgacaatttcagtacatttttgggtggactatccctttaaataaagcaactaCATGTATTTCAGGTTGCAGAAATGCTCAGTTTGTTTAATGCTCTAGTTCATTCTGCTTTTAATAGATGATTAAATCGGAAATAACTACAATCCACATCTAATTCTATAGGAAGACATCATTACTTCCagtccctctttctctctcactcccGTAGCCTACACACATTTCTAAATGACCCTCTGTTTTTCTCATTTACGTCTTGGCAAGTAAATGCATTATCTTTTACTATACAGGAACTCTGAGTTAATGGAATGCATTTAGTTCTAATCAAAACGCACATTGCccaataaatacaaaatggcTTTTCTCCTTTAGCTTCGGTTACCTCATGTATACCTTGATTTTAGCGCACCATTAGCTTTACTAGACAGTGTTTATTCTTCAAATAAAAGGGGGGAAATTAACTGAAATACTGATCCCATTTTATATGTCTTAACATTTCTCTCAGGACTGGACTAAGAAAGATGTAGAGGAGCTCCTTTCCCTGCTTTCCATGCCTGAAATGGAGATGCGCGAGACTGATGTATCAACGGCAGGTGAAAACGAGGACCTGCGCGTGGAGCTAGAACGTTCGGCGGAAAGCTCGAACCACCTGCCCGCTCGGGAACGCAAAGCGGGATGCAAAAACTTCTACTGGAAGGGCTTCACTTCCTGCTGAGGCCCTCACTTGATATTGCCAATTAACACCTTGAATCTCTTGCTAAGCTAACTGCTGTGGTCAAACCACAAGTTAATTGGTTCTGTCAGTCAATCGATTGATTGTAAGTTAATACAATtctaaataaagaataaaaataaaaatgaaagagcTTTTTGTTGTGAATGACATGATGGtgtatagcctacatttaaaaTGCTATCTATCCTTTGAACTACATTTGTGAGGCAACATTAGCATTaatgatatgtgtgtgtttgtttatgtgaTGTCACAATGGTGATTAGTGGTAATAAACAAGCATTAAGGATCATTCCATTCTATTAAACATGATGAGAAGCACAACACACCAATATGATCAAGAATGACAAAGGAGAGAAAGATGGAAAACATTCTGTTTAGAATGTTTGTAGACGCCCCCGTCCACCTTTCCGCCATTAAAAGCCATGTGTCCTCATCTTCAGACGAGCATGCATGACTGACGGAACATCTATGAAGAGAACAAATAACTCACGCATCATTTGCACTCTCGCTCTCTCGCGCACACACTCCAGTTTGATGTGTTCTTCATTAGCGTGTTATTGCTGTGAAAACAGACACTGCTCCATGACTGGAGCTCCGTCCCTTGAGGCTCGCGCACGAACGCGCAGACAGGGTGGAAAAGGCTGTTAGTCAGTTGtaattgttatttaattatGGTCCTGAAAGCACCGCAAATATTTCGACACATCTGGACTGTTTGATTAGCAAGCTTGAGAAGAGACTTCGTCAGGCATTATGAACGGCTCTCTGCTGCTGTGTTTACAGAGTACACACtttttcactgtgtgtgtgtgtgtgtgtgtgtgtgtgtgagaggttTAGGCTACACATTATTCTTACACTCTGTCATTTTACCTATAGAAAATGACAAGCTTGCAGTAGAATAACCATATGGTATGTGGGTAGGCCTGTATGTGAGTGACATTTTCTATATTGTTTGAGccactgtaaaaaagaaaaatgggtGCATAAGGATTTTCTTTAAGAAAATCAAAACAATATCTCTAATATCTTTAATTTCTCCTAGtaaaaatgagattaaatggagagCAAATGACACTTTTGTCtaactatatacacacacacacacacacacacatatatataaatatatatatatatatatatagtttctaattatatattttttattgaaaagagctaTAAGAGCTATAAAAGGGCAGTTATATTTTCATCTGGATAGGAAGGAAAGATTAGCAATAATCTCTCTCTCATGCACACATATACCCGCAGAAAGATTTTCCATGTTATTCCCTCATAATTCCCCTCATCcagctaaaacaaaacaaaacacaaatatcCCACAATCCCTCTGTTATGAGGACAACAATAGGCCCAACGCATGAATTGAGTGTATCTTCTCTGTCCACACAGCTTTAGCAAAGCCAGTGATGTGTCACACTCTCTGAACAAAAGACTCATTACTGTCTTTCACGATCCCCTCAGCATGCAAAAATAGGTGAAGGAAAACAGGCACACGGCCAATGTTATTTCAATTCATTGCAGTGCAGCTAATATATGGTATTTTGTTActtaactattttttattttagtctgGTCAGATGGAGATACACTGGCGACTGTGTctgcagctgtcaatcaaaccaaTTAGTTATGCAACATTGAATGTAATGAGTCATCATGTCAGCTGGTCGATTTCTCTTTATCAGCTCTCGCTGCCTGCCCACAACCAACTGTTATTTCTCAGGGAgacatatttaattttgtttatgtttagtaaaaatatttgcaaatgttGCAAGGTGATGCTGCCAAACTGCTGTTAAAGGgctagttcaccctaaaatgaaaattatgtcattaattactcaccctcatgttgtttcaaacccataagaccttcgctcatcttcagaacacaaattaaaatatttttgatggaatctgagagctgtctgaccctcccatagacagcaatgcaactgaaatgttcccaagcccagaaacgtagcaaggacatcagtaaaataatccacgtgacatcaggggttcaaccgtaattttacgaggctacgagaatactttttgtactttattcaacaattcgtctccgcATCACcctagtgccattttggagagtatctgCTGGATGTAAACAATGTATGCTATTGTGTGTCAGCTGCGTCACGCCGGATACGTTGTATattccaaaatggcgctatagggtgatgcggaggagacaaattgttgaataaaatcgtTATTTTTTTCGTTTCAATAAATGAAgacttttataattaataataattttcttttaataattaataatactaattagtcatttattattatattagtattagtttatattttgttatttttataattgcaataatatgtattattatttttaataaataagtcAATAAGTCGATTAGACAGtggtaataaaaaatattaataataataattgttaaaaaataatagaagTTTAATTTATGCTCTCATTtagataaatattttgataaatgtgtgtgagcgagtgtgATTACGTACATGTGCGT
It encodes:
- the sst1.2 gene encoding somatostatin 1.2, whose translation is MRLCELQCYLALLGLSLMLCGRSANSQLEPDMDFRHRRLMQRARAIGQATQDWTKKDVEELLSLLSMPEMEMRETDVSTAGENEDLRVELERSAESSNHLPARERKAGCKNFYWKGFTSC